The Roseovarius indicus genome has a segment encoding these proteins:
- the hisC gene encoding histidinol-phosphate transaminase, whose protein sequence is MTKIKPQPGILDISPYVGGSSKVDGVENVVKLSSNENPFGPSEAAKEAFRKAGFDLHRYPSTGHEKLRAAIGEVHGLDPERVICGVGSDEILSLLCQAYAGPGDEVIHTEHGFAIYKISAQANGATPVEVRERERVTDVDAILAACTKQTKLVFIANPNNPTGTMIGEAELGRLAEKLPKQVLLVVDGAYAEYVENYDGGAALVDMRDNVVMTRTFSKLYGLGGLRVGWGYGPAHVIDVLNRIRGPFNLSTAALVTAEAAVRDIEWAAKCRADNTRLRAWLAEALAEKGVPSDTSTANFILARFASQDEAEACDEYLKSEGLIVRRVAGYNLPHCLRITIGDEPSCRRVAHAIGQFKEGAR, encoded by the coding sequence ATGACGAAAATCAAGCCGCAGCCGGGTATTCTGGATATCTCGCCCTACGTGGGCGGCTCGTCGAAGGTCGACGGGGTCGAGAACGTGGTCAAGCTGAGCTCGAACGAGAACCCGTTCGGGCCAAGCGAAGCCGCGAAGGAGGCCTTTCGGAAGGCCGGGTTCGACCTGCACCGCTATCCTTCGACCGGGCATGAAAAGCTGCGCGCGGCGATCGGCGAGGTGCACGGGCTCGACCCGGAGCGGGTGATCTGCGGGGTCGGCAGTGACGAGATCCTGAGCCTGTTGTGCCAGGCCTATGCCGGGCCCGGTGACGAGGTGATCCATACCGAGCACGGGTTCGCGATCTACAAGATCAGCGCGCAGGCCAACGGGGCGACGCCCGTGGAGGTGCGTGAGCGTGAGCGGGTGACGGATGTCGACGCGATCCTCGCCGCCTGCACCAAGCAGACCAAGCTGGTCTTCATCGCCAACCCCAACAACCCCACCGGCACGATGATCGGCGAGGCCGAGCTGGGCCGGCTGGCCGAGAAGCTGCCCAAGCAGGTATTGCTGGTCGTCGACGGGGCATATGCCGAGTATGTCGAGAATTACGACGGCGGTGCCGCGCTGGTCGATATGCGCGACAACGTGGTGATGACGCGGACATTCTCGAAACTGTATGGGCTGGGCGGGCTGCGCGTGGGCTGGGGCTATGGCCCGGCGCATGTGATCGACGTGCTGAACCGTATCCGGGGGCCGTTCAACCTGTCGACCGCCGCGCTGGTGACGGCCGAAGCCGCGGTGCGCGACATCGAATGGGCCGCGAAATGCCGGGCCGACAACACCCGCCTGCGGGCGTGGCTGGCCGAGGCGCTGGCCGAGAAGGGGGTGCCGTCGGACACCTCGACCGCGAACTTCATCCTCGCCCGTTTTGCCAGCCAGGACGAGGCCGAGGCCTGTGACGAGTATCTCAAGTCGGAGGGTCTGATCGTGCGGCGGGTGGCCGGGTACAACCTGCCGCATTGCCTGCGGATCACCATTGGCGACGAGCCGTCCTGCCGGCGGGTGGCGCATGCGATCGGCCAGTTCAAGGAGGGGGCGCGATGA